From a single Capsicum annuum cultivar UCD-10X-F1 chromosome 12, UCD10Xv1.1, whole genome shotgun sequence genomic region:
- the LOC107851670 gene encoding protein DETOXIFICATION 27-like, whose amino-acid sequence MLCLENWYYKVLIVMTGNLENAKIALDALSICMNINAWELMIPLGFFAGTGVRVANELGAGNGRGAKFATAVAVTQSIVIGLFFWILIIFFHNELALIFTTSKPVLEAVHKLAILLAFTVLLNSIQPILSGVAVGSGWQSYVAYINLGCYYLLGIPLGFIMGWGFHYGVMGIWAGMIFGGTAVQTLILAIITIRCDWSKEAEKASIHIRKWDDVGHLTS is encoded by the exons ATGTTATG CTTGGAGAATTGGTATTACAAGGTGTTAATTGTGATGACCGGTAATTTGGAGAATGCTAAAATTGCTTTGGATGctttatctatctg CATGAACATCAATGCCTGGGAATTGATGATTCCTCTTGGGTTCTTTGCTGGAACTGG AGTAAGAGTAGCAAATGAGTTGGGAGCTGGAAATGGAAGAGGGGCAAAATTTGCAACAGCAGTAGCAGTAACACAATCAATAGTGATTGGATTATTCTTCTggattttgataatatttttccaTAATGAGCTTGCCTTAATTTTCACAACAAGCAAACCTGTTCTTGAAGCTGTTCATAAACTAGCTATTCTCTTAGCTTTCACTGTTCTCCTCAACAGTATTCAACCAATTCTCTCAG GAGTTGCTGTTGGATCTGGATGGCAATCATATGTTGCATACATAAATTTGGGCTGCTATTATTTACTTGGAATCCCTCTAGGCTTTATTATGGGTTGGGGTTTCCACTATGGTGTCATG gGAATATGGGCTGGAATGATATTTGGTGGAACAGCAGTTCAGACTTTGATATTGGCTATAATCACAATTAGATGTGATTGGAGTAAAGAG GCAGAGAAGGCCTCAATTCATATAAGAAAATGGGACGACGTTGGTCACTTGACTTCATAG